CCCGGTTGGCAATCGAGCGCCTCGCACAGCGCCGCCAAGGTGGTGAACCGCACTGCCTTGGCACGGCCGTTCTTCAGTACGGCGATGTTCGCCGGCGTAATCCCGACCTGCTCCGCAAGGGTGCCAACCGCCATCTTGCGGCGGGCGAGCATGACGTCGATGTCGACGATGATCGGCATTCAGATCACCTCGTCGAGCTCGGATTGCAGGTGCTTGGCTTCGACGTCCCGGGCGACTGCCTGGGCCAACAGGGATCGCATCACGTAGACGACCAGGGCGACGCCAGCGGCCACGAGTGCGAACCCGCAGATCAGGCCGACCAGGCCGGGAGCGACCTCGTCTCCTGGCGTGGCGTGGTTGGCGAAGCGCGCGACCACGGCAATGGCGAAGATGAGTACTGATGAGGCGCCAATCGCGCCGATCACGATGTCGACGTAGCGGAACGCCTGGTGGGAGAAGACCGTGCCGCGCCCGACCATCGTCAAGAGCCGCCAGATGCACACCGCGACCACTTGCAGTGCCAGCACGCCGAGCACCCCAATGACGACCAGTGAGATCCCAATTCCAGTGGGCTCATCGTCGGTGTCGAGCCACAGCAGGGCCACCATTCCCGCCTGCACCACGAGGGACCCTGCCAGCGCGACAACAATCACCACACGCAGTGTCCGGATAGCCCAGCCGCTCATTTATCGACTCCTTTACATTGTCTATCAAGGGGAATCTATCGTTATTCAGCAGGTGGCGCAACCGGACCCGGCCCGCTGAGGCGACGGCTCCGGCGTCGCAAGGCGGCGAACCAGCAGTCCTCGACCCGGGCATCGACGGGTGACGCATTATTGGCGCCGCTTCAGTCATTGTCCGAGGAGAAGGCCACCTGGACCCGGTGGATCTTCATCGCCGAGCGCGCACCCGCAGCCGGTCGTAGGGGTACCAGCTGACTCGGTTCTCGCCCGGGCCGGTGGACCAGCGGACGAAGCCCTCCCACTGCTGCTCGGCCTGGCGTCGGTGCTCGAGCACCCCGGGCCACCAGGTGTCGTCGACGAGGACCTTGATGTCGACGTCAAGTCGCTCGGTGGGAAGCATGCGTCCGGTGGTCATCGCCGGAGGCTACGTCGCGCCGCCGACCCTGCCGGGCCGCCGTGACTAGGGATCATCCGTCTTCCGGTGCTCTGCTCAGGTGAACGAACAGTGCCCCGCCTTCCGTTGGGAGTGCCGGAAGGCGGGGCGGCCCGAGGACTGGTGGGAATCCGGGGAGGCGCCTTGCTCGATTCAGAGCGAGCTCACTCCAGGGGACTGCCCGAGGTGCGGGTCGAGTCCCGCGGGTTCTGGGCCGACGCCCTCCGGCCGGTTCGTCCACGACTCGCCGCAGCGGGTGCACTCCCATGGAGGCAGTGGGCCGCCTATCAGGGCGGGAAGTGGTTCGGGCAGCACCACACGCCAAACCGTGCCGCGGTGACCGCAGCTCTGCTCACACATGAATGCCCTAACGGAACAGAAGAACTGGATGGAAGACCGTATGCGGGGTCAGCGTCTCAGATATGTGCGTTCGTCGTCAGCGACTTGGGCGATTCCTCCGTTTTCAACGGCGTCGGGCAGGACGACCTCGGCCCGGAGCTCGTGCCACCTGAAGTGCCAGCGGCCGTCATGCCAGAGGGCAGGCAGGCTGCCCGCGTGCGCCCGCCGGCGGACCCAGCTGCAGCTGATGCCGAGGGCCTCGGCGGCCTCGGCGGCTGTGGCCCAGTACGGGTGGGGGCGGCCGAGCAGCATCCACTGCAGGGACACCTGCTCAACGTCGTCGCGGTCGAGATCGGCGTGCTTCGGGTCGTCTCCAGGCCGATCTGCACGCGGCAGGTAGTGGTGGAGTCTGCCCACCGGTACGCCGAGAATTTCGGCGGCCTCGGCGGTGGTGATCCGCATGGCGAGCACGGTAGCCGTTCGGCGGCCTTCGGCCACGGCGCTCTCTGCGCCGTCCCATCAGGTGACTAGCCCAACCGCGTCTGGGCTGTTGACCGAGTATCCGATGGACGCGTGGGGCAATCGTGAGGAACATCCCTGGTGGAACCACCCACCCGCGGGTCACGGGGGTGCTTCGGGTTCAAGGTGGCGGCACGGCGCCTCTGAGGTCACTCGGCCTCGGGGGTGCCGTGGGGGGACGGAACGCGGGGCGCCCCCGCCATCCGGTACGGGGGAGGACCAGACGACGGGGACGCGGACTGCGAGCCTACATTGCGTCTCGAAACGAACCGGGAGGGTCGAAGGTCCCTACTCGGTGCGGAGACGCACAGTAACTCGTTCCAGTGCTCGCGCTTCACGAGCGTTGGCGACGACCTCGAGCTGGGCCTGGCGGAAGAACCAGGTCCGGCCCCGCTGTCTCCCGGGGATCCGGCCGCGTTCGGCAAGCTGGCGGACGCGTGTCTTGGTGACGC
The DNA window shown above is from Nocardioides mesophilus and carries:
- a CDS encoding DUF2975 domain-containing protein encodes the protein MSGWAIRTLRVVIVVALAGSLVVQAGMVALLWLDTDDEPTGIGISLVVIGVLGVLALQVVAVCIWRLLTMVGRGTVFSHQAFRYVDIVIGAIGASSVLIFAIAVVARFANHATPGDEVAPGLVGLICGFALVAAGVALVVYVMRSLLAQAVARDVEAKHLQSELDEVI
- a CDS encoding helix-turn-helix domain-containing protein, which encodes MPIIVDIDVMLARRKMAVGTLAEQVGITPANIAVLKNGRAKAVRFTTLAALCEALDCQPGDLLRWEPDAADAGRTHPSDREARS